The proteins below are encoded in one region of Reichenbachiella sp. 5M10:
- a CDS encoding aminotransferase class V-fold PLP-dependent enzyme, with translation MDFKPLYRQSLTALGSKLHFAAHSHHLWPDCVAQAQNQYVQDAFTYADEKWGAAIAPLEQSVKQYIATHLQLNDPNQICFGPNIHTLFFRLVSCFDLRAPLKILSTDSEFYSFSRQAQRLSEYDNIHVTKINVLPMVDFKNRLLEEVQTGSYQMIYLSQVFFNSGLAVDFLDELANITSAETMIVIDGYHAFGAIPTNLTRIQDRVFYLAGGYKYLQSGEGICFMTVPRSANTYRPLYTGWFAEFDSLDDHQSTVSYAPNASRFLGATTDPSGLYRMHAVWTSWNQQGIHIPNIHQHVMELQKHFLMLLSQKKLHGLSIDDLLHVQQNWEFYGHFLTFQTSKAKQIQALLREKDIITDCREDRLRFGFGMYHSIADISSLFERL, from the coding sequence ATGGACTTCAAACCTCTCTACCGCCAGAGTCTGACAGCTCTTGGCTCCAAGCTTCACTTCGCTGCGCATAGTCACCACCTCTGGCCTGATTGTGTTGCCCAAGCTCAAAACCAATACGTACAAGATGCTTTCACTTATGCGGATGAAAAATGGGGAGCAGCCATCGCGCCTCTCGAACAGTCCGTCAAACAATACATCGCTACCCATTTGCAGCTCAATGATCCAAATCAGATATGCTTTGGACCAAACATCCATACGCTTTTTTTTCGGTTGGTAAGTTGCTTTGACCTCCGCGCTCCTCTCAAAATTCTCTCGACAGATTCAGAGTTTTATAGCTTTTCGCGACAAGCGCAAAGACTCTCCGAATACGACAACATCCATGTGACTAAGATCAATGTCTTACCGATGGTTGATTTCAAAAACCGACTACTCGAAGAAGTTCAAACTGGATCGTATCAAATGATCTACTTGAGTCAGGTATTTTTCAATTCTGGGTTGGCCGTAGATTTTTTAGACGAGCTAGCAAATATCACCTCGGCGGAAACCATGATTGTCATTGATGGATACCACGCCTTTGGAGCGATTCCTACCAATCTCACCCGCATTCAAGACCGTGTCTTTTATCTCGCGGGAGGGTACAAATACTTGCAATCTGGCGAAGGCATATGCTTCATGACCGTGCCTCGATCAGCCAACACATATAGGCCACTATATACCGGATGGTTTGCCGAGTTTGACTCTCTAGACGATCATCAGAGTACTGTGAGTTATGCTCCCAATGCCAGTCGCTTCCTAGGGGCTACCACAGACCCATCGGGACTCTACCGCATGCATGCGGTTTGGACGAGTTGGAACCAACAAGGCATCCACATACCAAACATTCACCAACACGTAATGGAGCTTCAAAAGCACTTCCTCATGCTACTGAGTCAAAAAAAGCTACATGGTCTATCTATTGACGACTTGCTGCATGTACAGCAAAATTGGGAATTTTATGGACACTTCTTGACTTTCCAAACCTCAAAAGCAAAGCAAATTCAAGCACTACTCCGAGAAAAAGACATCATCACAGATTGCCGAGAAGACAGACTTCGGTTTGGGTTTGGGATGTACCATAGTATCGCGGACATTTCCTCCTTGTTTGAGCGTCTATGA
- the rpsT gene encoding 30S ribosomal protein S20 — MANHKSALKRIRSNEAKRLRNRYQHKTTRTYVKRLRNTADKSEAQELLKKVVAMIDKLAKNRIIHKNKAAHQKSQLTKLVAAL; from the coding sequence ATGGCGAATCATAAATCGGCTTTAAAGAGAATCAGGTCTAACGAGGCTAAAAGATTGAGAAACAGATACCAGCACAAAACTACTCGTACTTATGTAAAGAGGTTGAGAAACACTGCTGACAAGTCTGAAGCGCAAGAATTATTGAAGAAAGTTGTAGCCATGATTGATAAATTGGCTAAAAACAGAATCATTCACAAAAATAAGGCGGCACACCAAAAGTCACAATTGACTAAATTGGTCGCTGCTCTATAA
- a CDS encoding OmpA family protein: MKTFLLLAISTFISLTSYSQIEVFSEQIPMDSILNSAYDEASVVLSPDESQLYFTRKNHPDNLGGVNDPGDIWVSEHQIDGSWSKPVNLKEVNTKGEDQLIGFLDIERRILVYSDKEFISYYRVSGRWFKSKNITVAYFKNQADHLSASLSDDGKIMLLAMESFGTYGVEDLYVSHLQKDSVWSSPKNIGSRINTANQEITPFLASDNKTLFFSSNGHGGEGSFDVFMSRRLDDTWGNWSEPVNLGPKVNTVGWESSFVLPTEKEFAFLISTQNSEGYGDIKRVRVAQEIERAPIVEEEVVEKIVVDETKLVPLRGEVRNVVTNRVIVGAQVEVKVLPSGEIKKGRTNRMGQFTLHAPEGDMFEIKVRAYQYMTGELDLSKKQAVVDQLHPFLLNPIIEGNTIALDHVLFKQGLSELVPGSEKELELVVEMMKYNPDITIFLSGHTDNQGNSSLNLKLSEDRVKAVEKYLVAHGVDADRISGQGFGGTQPRASNANAETRKLNRRVEFTIHKK; encoded by the coding sequence ATGAAGACATTTTTGCTACTGGCTATATCTACTTTTATTTCCCTTACCAGTTATTCGCAAATTGAGGTCTTTAGTGAGCAGATCCCTATGGACTCGATATTGAATAGTGCTTACGATGAGGCGAGTGTTGTGCTTAGTCCTGACGAAAGTCAATTGTATTTCACTAGGAAAAATCATCCTGATAATCTCGGAGGAGTTAATGATCCTGGGGATATATGGGTGTCTGAGCACCAAATCGACGGGAGTTGGTCTAAACCTGTCAATCTCAAAGAAGTCAATACCAAGGGAGAAGATCAATTGATAGGTTTTTTGGATATCGAGAGACGAATCTTGGTTTATTCTGACAAAGAGTTTATATCCTATTACCGTGTGAGTGGGCGGTGGTTCAAATCTAAAAATATCACAGTTGCTTATTTCAAGAACCAAGCAGATCACTTGTCTGCGAGCTTATCTGACGATGGCAAGATCATGTTGTTGGCGATGGAGTCATTCGGTACATATGGCGTAGAGGATCTGTATGTGAGTCACCTACAGAAGGATAGTGTTTGGAGTTCTCCCAAGAATATCGGTTCAAGAATTAATACAGCCAACCAGGAGATTACGCCGTTTTTAGCCTCAGACAACAAGACCTTGTTTTTCTCATCCAATGGACACGGAGGAGAGGGGAGTTTTGATGTGTTCATGAGTCGTCGACTAGACGACACCTGGGGTAACTGGTCTGAGCCTGTCAATTTGGGGCCTAAGGTCAATACAGTAGGTTGGGAGAGTTCGTTTGTGCTGCCTACCGAAAAGGAATTTGCTTTCTTGATAAGTACGCAAAACAGTGAGGGGTATGGAGATATCAAAAGGGTACGCGTAGCGCAGGAAATCGAAAGGGCCCCTATAGTCGAAGAGGAAGTGGTAGAGAAGATCGTAGTGGATGAGACCAAACTTGTCCCACTGAGAGGAGAAGTGAGGAATGTCGTAACCAATCGTGTTATCGTCGGAGCACAGGTGGAAGTCAAAGTCCTTCCCAGTGGGGAAATCAAGAAAGGGAGAACCAACCGTATGGGCCAATTCACTCTTCATGCGCCGGAAGGGGATATGTTTGAAATCAAAGTTCGGGCATATCAGTATATGACGGGCGAATTGGACTTGAGCAAAAAACAGGCGGTAGTGGATCAATTGCACCCGTTTTTACTCAACCCAATTATCGAAGGGAATACCATTGCTTTGGATCATGTGTTGTTCAAACAGGGATTGAGTGAGTTGGTTCCGGGATCGGAGAAGGAGCTGGAGTTGGTCGTGGAGATGATGAAATACAATCCGGACATTACGATATTTTTATCTGGTCACACTGATAATCAAGGCAATTCGAGTTTGAATCTCAAACTAAGTGAGGATCGAGTCAAGGCGGTTGAGAAGTATTTGGTAGCTCATGGAGTAGATGCCGATCGTATCTCGGGTCAAGGTTTTGGAGGCACTCAGCCTAGGGCGAGCAATGCCAATGCAGAGACACGAAAATTGAACCGCCGTGTGGAGTTTACAATCCACAAAAAGTAA
- a CDS encoding serine hydrolase: MNWKWCVLLYGGLSLWMSSEAYAQLDLDTLYMQQDVTEIIASRDSLRMRDQLDSIVGQAIRQEAFPGCQILLAQYGKVFYEKSFGYHTYDSVREVRNSDLYDLASITKIAATTLALMRLTDEGLLDLDQTMGYYFPYLKRSNKKDLTVRKVLAHQSGLKNWIPYYQESMRRNGKYRRKTISTDSSAQYPNRIPGSDLYLYRAYYDRQIKRAIKRSKLYKEESYVYSGLAFYLFPELIERMTGESFEDYLRDTFYEPIGANSLGFEPLKRYPLTQIVPTEIDTFFRMGPLHGVVHDEGAAVMQGVSGNAGLFSNAEDLAKLLQMWLNGGTYEGRRYLSDAVIEEYTRRQYGDLDNRRGLGFDKPLIEYDSIKSSVAQAASPNSYGHSGYTGTLVWMDPDNGLLFVFLANRVYPTRDNRRIYELNVRPEIHTVVYDWLEKQKS; the protein is encoded by the coding sequence ATGAATTGGAAGTGGTGTGTTCTTTTGTATGGCGGCCTATCTCTGTGGATGAGCAGTGAAGCGTACGCGCAATTGGATTTAGACACTTTATACATGCAGCAGGATGTCACGGAGATCATTGCCAGTCGTGATTCCTTGCGTATGCGAGATCAGCTAGATTCGATTGTTGGCCAGGCGATTCGCCAAGAAGCCTTTCCTGGGTGTCAGATTCTGTTGGCTCAATATGGTAAGGTTTTTTACGAAAAGTCCTTTGGTTACCATACATACGATAGTGTGCGTGAGGTGCGCAATAGTGACCTCTATGACCTTGCTTCTATTACGAAGATCGCTGCGACGACTTTGGCACTGATGCGATTGACCGACGAAGGATTGCTTGATCTGGATCAAACAATGGGATATTATTTTCCTTATCTCAAACGCTCCAATAAAAAGGACTTGACTGTGCGAAAGGTTTTGGCGCATCAATCAGGGTTGAAGAATTGGATACCATATTATCAAGAATCCATGCGACGCAATGGAAAGTACCGCCGCAAGACTATTAGTACTGATTCTTCGGCCCAATATCCCAACCGAATACCGGGATCAGATTTGTATTTATACAGGGCTTATTATGACAGGCAAATCAAGCGTGCTATCAAACGCTCAAAGTTATACAAGGAGGAGAGTTATGTGTATTCAGGTTTGGCCTTTTATCTTTTTCCCGAACTTATTGAGCGAATGACAGGAGAGTCTTTTGAGGATTATCTTCGAGACACTTTTTATGAGCCTATTGGGGCGAATTCCTTGGGCTTTGAACCTCTCAAGCGTTACCCACTGACTCAAATTGTACCGACGGAGATTGATACGTTTTTTAGGATGGGGCCACTGCATGGGGTGGTACATGATGAGGGAGCGGCTGTCATGCAGGGAGTGTCGGGCAATGCTGGTTTGTTTAGTAATGCTGAGGATTTAGCCAAACTGCTACAGATGTGGCTCAACGGTGGGACATATGAGGGTAGGCGTTATCTGAGTGATGCAGTGATTGAAGAATATACGAGACGTCAGTATGGCGATCTGGACAATCGGCGAGGCTTGGGCTTTGACAAACCGCTCATAGAGTATGATTCGATCAAAAGCAGTGTAGCGCAAGCAGCTAGTCCGAATAGTTATGGACATTCTGGCTATACGGGAACTTTGGTATGGATGGATCCAGACAATGGCCTGCTTTTTGTGTTCCTAGCGAATAGGGTGTATCCTACTAGAGATAATCGCAGGATTTATGAGTTGAACGTAAGGCCCGAAATTCATACGGTAGTGTATGATTGGCTGGAAAAACAAAAATCCTGA